A window from Candidatus Gracilibacteria bacterium encodes these proteins:
- a CDS encoding GGDEF domain-containing protein, which yields MTVEAQVADWEADAGTEAEAAIEGMFPLDFKFPDNVAERFLVEAGLNSLKPGLRFPSCLSRVALTCIKEQFGPEFSSGASGSYLRQSLRGFMDEVMDLPAVNLKNMLPQNFWLEYVRPNLRALQRDIKKDVLLLRERAAAKNKIDELLEDLNAVGDERDHFRRRFEEAQADSLTDSLTTLPNRRAMEERMRKIAQEQPAAPFVFMVFDLDKFKDLNDEFGHLAGDKALYQLGGFISDLSSTLRYDDICRWGGDEFGVLIPNGDGRAEEVAELIRNKVAESTFILPTNSGTRTEIKKTLSIGLAHCTGADLATDAPYRKADAALHLAKGHRLDAEDRVLERNVLPGRDRVVVYGKPSTYPQAEV from the coding sequence ATGACTGTTGAAGCACAAGTGGCGGATTGGGAGGCGGATGCTGGAACTGAAGCTGAAGCCGCTATAGAGGGGATGTTCCCTTTGGACTTTAAATTTCCGGATAATGTTGCTGAACGATTTCTTGTTGAAGCTGGGCTCAACTCTCTCAAACCTGGCCTTCGTTTTCCTTCCTGTCTTAGTAGGGTTGCCCTCACTTGTATAAAAGAACAGTTTGGGCCGGAATTTTCGTCGGGGGCTTCGGGATCTTACCTTCGCCAGAGCTTGCGTGGATTTATGGATGAGGTGATGGATTTGCCAGCAGTGAATTTGAAGAATATGTTGCCGCAAAATTTTTGGCTTGAGTATGTTCGTCCCAATCTGAGAGCGCTTCAACGGGATATTAAAAAAGATGTGCTCCTTTTGCGTGAACGGGCGGCGGCAAAAAATAAAATAGATGAGCTCCTGGAGGATCTCAATGCGGTAGGGGATGAAAGAGACCACTTTAGACGCCGTTTTGAGGAGGCTCAGGCGGATTCTCTTACCGACAGCTTAACCACTCTTCCAAACAGGAGAGCCATGGAGGAAAGAATGCGCAAAATAGCTCAAGAGCAGCCGGCGGCTCCATTTGTCTTTATGGTTTTTGATTTGGATAAATTTAAGGACCTCAATGACGAGTTTGGTCATCTGGCCGGAGATAAGGCTTTGTATCAACTCGGTGGCTTTATCAGTGATCTTTCAAGTACTCTTCGTTATGACGATATTTGTCGTTGGGGTGGAGATGAGTTTGGGGTTTTGATTCCCAATGGGGATGGTCGCGCGGAGGAGGTTGCAGAACTGATTCGTAATAAAGTGGCAGAGAGTACCTTTATATTGCCCACGAATAGTGGAACCAGAACGGAGATCAAGAAAACCCTGTCTATTGGATTGGCTCACTGTACGGGAGCTGATCTTGCTACGGATGCTCCTTATCGTAAGGCTGATGCCGCTTTGCATTTGGCCAAGGGGCATCGACTCGATGCTGAGGACCGCGTTTTGGAACGGAATGTGCTGCCTGGTCGTGATAGGGTCGTGGTTTATGGAAAGCCCTCTACTTATCCCCAAGCGGAGGTCTAG
- a CDS encoding rhodanese-related sulfurtransferase produces MFTLKNKLDKATCLKNLAAEPFKRITLSFYRYTKIQHPRDFRDQLYREWSELGVFGRIYLAREGINAQMSVPEPQFEAFKANLESHAAFKAMPLKIGVEQGESFYKLTIKVKNQIVADGLPEDSYDLSQVGNHLTAEEFNKALEDANTVVVDMRNFYESKIGHFEGAVCPDSNTFKEELPMALEALKGKEDQKVLLYCTGGIRCEKASAYLKHQGFKDVNQLHGGIIAYKHEIEQKGLPSKFKGSNYVFDERISERITPDVLSECDQCDVRCDRYVNCANAACNLLFLQCEACRERMHGACTPECKGVADLPEEERKAYYAAQEKCTYAVYVSRIRPNLK; encoded by the coding sequence ATGTTTACCTTAAAAAATAAACTCGATAAGGCGACTTGCCTTAAAAATTTGGCGGCGGAGCCGTTTAAACGGATTACGCTATCGTTTTACAGATATACCAAGATTCAGCATCCGCGGGATTTTAGGGATCAACTGTATAGGGAGTGGAGTGAGTTGGGTGTGTTTGGGCGGATTTATTTGGCTCGAGAGGGGATCAACGCACAGATGAGTGTGCCGGAGCCGCAGTTTGAGGCGTTTAAAGCCAATTTGGAGAGCCACGCGGCCTTTAAGGCGATGCCGCTCAAGATAGGGGTGGAGCAGGGCGAGTCTTTTTACAAGCTCACCATTAAGGTTAAAAATCAGATTGTGGCGGATGGACTTCCGGAGGACAGCTACGACCTTTCGCAAGTGGGAAATCATCTGACGGCAGAAGAGTTCAATAAGGCTCTGGAGGATGCGAATACGGTGGTGGTGGACATGCGCAATTTTTACGAAAGCAAGATTGGTCATTTTGAGGGAGCGGTGTGCCCGGACAGCAATACTTTTAAGGAAGAGTTGCCGATGGCTTTGGAGGCCCTGAAGGGAAAGGAGGATCAAAAAGTGTTGCTCTATTGCACGGGAGGCATTCGTTGTGAAAAGGCCAGCGCTTACCTTAAGCATCAAGGATTCAAGGATGTGAATCAATTGCACGGTGGGATTATTGCGTACAAACACGAGATTGAGCAGAAAGGCCTGCCGTCCAAATTCAAGGGGAGCAATTATGTGTTTGATGAACGGATTAGTGAGCGTATCACGCCGGATGTGCTCAGTGAGTGCGATCAATGTGATGTGCGCTGTGATCGTTATGTGAACTGCGCCAACGCGGCGTGCAATTTGCTTTTTTTACAATGTGAGGCTTGCCGTGAGCGCATGCATGGCGCGTGTACACCGGAGTGCAAAGGGGTCGCGGACTTGCCGGAAGAGGAGCGCAAGGCGTACTACGCGGCGCAGGAAAAATGCACTTATGCCGTGTATGTTTCGCGGATCAGGCCGAATTTGAAATAG
- a CDS encoding HNH endonuclease signature motif containing protein, with translation MTDQELYEKAKLYGKNVLLWRRKFMGLLPEVEKRRLYLVKGFGSVFEFAFKLAGLSEEQVRMALNLEKRFSDLPALKALLERGEVSVNKLVRIQSVVTAENESFWAQQVQLLPKKALETLVRDEKSLPGQRVPLQISDAVKSRLEHLQEKGIDVSALLTELLDRHEEEIAEEKEAIAVSLPETQSRHVPVRTKKVLEKEHGSKCSVPGCQKPSEQLHHTQTFALSHRHDPHYLAPLCKEHHLIAHSINVKVQEHRMRVVK, from the coding sequence ATGACAGACCAAGAACTGTATGAAAAAGCCAAACTTTATGGAAAGAATGTCCTGTTGTGGCGGAGGAAGTTCATGGGCTTACTGCCGGAAGTGGAGAAGCGTCGGCTCTACCTGGTGAAGGGTTTTGGTTCTGTGTTTGAATTTGCTTTTAAGCTGGCCGGACTGAGTGAAGAGCAAGTACGAATGGCGTTGAACCTGGAAAAACGGTTTTCGGACCTGCCTGCTTTGAAGGCTCTTTTGGAACGAGGTGAGGTGAGTGTGAATAAGCTGGTTCGTATTCAATCCGTGGTCACCGCAGAGAATGAATCTTTTTGGGCGCAGCAGGTTCAGCTTCTTCCCAAAAAAGCTTTGGAGACTTTGGTGCGGGATGAAAAATCTTTGCCCGGGCAAAGGGTTCCGCTACAAATTTCGGATGCTGTCAAAAGCAGGCTCGAGCACTTGCAAGAGAAAGGAATAGATGTCAGTGCTTTGCTCACGGAATTGCTTGACCGCCATGAAGAGGAAATTGCGGAGGAAAAAGAAGCCATTGCAGTAAGCCTGCCTGAAACGCAGTCCCGTCATGTACCGGTGCGAACCAAAAAAGTCCTCGAAAAAGAACACGGCAGTAAGTGTTCTGTTCCAGGTTGCCAAAAACCCTCCGAGCAGCTTCATCATACGCAAACCTTTGCGCTCAGTCATCGGCACGATCCGCACTACTTAGCACCACTCTGCAAAGAACATCACCTCATTGCACACTCCATTAATGTGAAGGTGCAGGAACACAGAATGAGGGTGGTAAAATAA
- a CDS encoding S-layer homology domain-containing protein, translating into MKKLISLLSLAMLMAGNVAFTAVAASTYSGVDNSNAFADSVIYTEGVSTFEKTSDAADANSSDVIVGEAVGDDFYFGFAQAFDGVSIDIGTSASSGEFITEYWDGSSWETLLANSTDNIQNDSTSGIFALEWERPSDWTKTTVEIDFTASGEVNVPSPSLYFARIRITNDYSNTIKADQLGILDYNAVFNVDSELGDWVSMGEGDVSFSSSTGDTTIYAEGFVHDDSYAYALYTPSTTTYTATFTVDGFVQKSASVSLSEAVRTTSIELQYTQVLVAEDPDTGNGVEIDSATAGTTGVACVMDNDKAYCPVTAANDNSTATIYADGYAPTSIALQDRSSDSSAQVTNTAVLNYAYIATVKDEDGDTVSNASVEMGSSFDIDCEYISAGQYGCVVPTDEDAEIRISGSGFDTVTSEFSSTRDSNSDSQVTKTFTVGENTTSDGPDLSVETMDWDSDGDFTFTLQNEGNEAVSSSENVYVAIYVDGDREYYEYFENESGDDWLDAGEEEDFDLGDNFFDDEDEEYEVEICVDSTDTVDEEDEDNNCMEETLSINGSGDGVDLEVEDLYLESDDDLIVVVSNTGDDDVDDSESVKLYVYVEGTVEYTLVIDESDDTSDFFQSGDSSTINVGDNLLDDHGSQYDVEVCIDVGDSVDEDDESNNCREEDEDELEEDPENGSCGDFVDIDGHWGEEYICNLYDRDVVDGYNQYYFKPDDDVSRAEFLKMALLGAEKDTYDTSVYYDDVDDSDWFYEFVSYATTKDFVEGYSDGTFRPNEDINRAEALVIMFRIAGEEDYDYSSSDIDFSDVSYSNWFAWAVVLADDLDIINGYNDGSFGPSNDLSRAEAAKIIDLAYEEFYN; encoded by the coding sequence ATGAAAAAACTTATCTCCTTACTGAGCCTCGCCATGTTGATGGCCGGCAATGTGGCGTTCACTGCGGTGGCCGCCTCCACCTACTCCGGCGTGGACAACTCCAACGCCTTCGCGGATTCCGTTATTTATACGGAAGGCGTGTCCACCTTCGAAAAAACTTCGGATGCCGCTGACGCCAACTCTTCCGATGTGATTGTGGGAGAAGCAGTGGGAGATGACTTTTATTTTGGCTTTGCCCAAGCCTTCGATGGAGTTTCCATTGATATCGGTACTTCGGCAAGCAGCGGAGAGTTCATCACTGAATATTGGGATGGAAGCTCTTGGGAAACCTTGCTCGCCAACAGCACAGATAACATTCAAAACGACAGCACGAGCGGAATTTTTGCGCTGGAGTGGGAACGACCAAGCGACTGGACCAAAACCACCGTTGAAATCGATTTCACTGCGTCTGGAGAAGTAAATGTCCCAAGCCCAAGTCTCTACTTCGCTCGCATCCGAATCACCAACGATTATTCCAACACCATCAAAGCCGACCAACTCGGAATTTTGGATTACAACGCCGTGTTCAATGTGGATTCTGAATTGGGTGACTGGGTGAGCATGGGGGAAGGCGATGTTTCTTTCAGTTCTTCAACAGGAGACACCACCATCTACGCGGAAGGATTTGTACACGATGATTCTTATGCCTACGCCCTCTACACACCAAGCACAACCACCTACACCGCCACATTCACTGTGGATGGTTTTGTACAAAAAAGTGCATCCGTTTCTTTAAGTGAAGCCGTACGAACCACAAGCATTGAATTGCAATACACCCAAGTACTCGTGGCAGAAGATCCTGATACCGGAAACGGAGTGGAAATCGACTCTGCAACTGCAGGTACAACCGGTGTTGCCTGTGTGATGGACAACGATAAAGCCTACTGTCCCGTTACTGCCGCAAATGACAATTCCACCGCCACTATTTATGCCGATGGATACGCGCCCACCAGCATCGCTCTTCAAGATCGAAGCAGTGACAGCAGCGCACAAGTCACCAACACAGCGGTCCTCAATTACGCCTACATCGCAACCGTAAAGGATGAAGATGGAGACACCGTGAGCAACGCCAGTGTAGAAATGGGAAGCAGTTTTGATATCGATTGTGAATACATTTCCGCCGGTCAATACGGATGCGTGGTTCCAACGGACGAAGATGCAGAAATTCGTATCAGCGGAAGCGGTTTTGATACCGTGACCAGCGAATTCTCCAGCACTCGTGACTCCAACTCCGATTCTCAAGTTACAAAAACATTCACCGTTGGAGAAAACACCACTTCCGATGGTCCGGATCTTTCCGTAGAAACCATGGATTGGGACAGTGATGGAGACTTCACATTCACTCTTCAAAATGAAGGGAACGAAGCCGTTAGTAGCAGCGAAAATGTTTATGTGGCGATTTATGTCGACGGAGACCGTGAATACTACGAATACTTCGAAAACGAATCCGGTGACGATTGGTTGGATGCCGGTGAAGAAGAGGACTTCGATCTTGGCGACAACTTCTTTGATGACGAAGACGAAGAGTACGAAGTGGAAATCTGTGTGGATTCCACCGACACCGTGGATGAAGAAGATGAGGACAACAACTGTATGGAAGAAACACTCAGCATCAACGGTAGCGGAGATGGAGTGGATCTTGAAGTGGAAGACCTCTACTTGGAATCCGACGACGACCTGATTGTTGTAGTAAGCAATACCGGAGACGACGATGTAGATGACAGCGAAAGCGTGAAACTCTATGTCTATGTGGAAGGAACGGTGGAATACACCCTTGTGATTGATGAGAGCGATGATACATCTGATTTCTTCCAAAGCGGAGACAGCAGCACCATCAATGTGGGTGATAATCTCCTCGATGATCATGGAAGCCAGTACGATGTCGAGGTGTGTATCGATGTGGGAGACAGCGTGGATGAGGATGACGAAAGCAACAACTGTCGTGAAGAAGACGAAGATGAACTCGAAGAAGATCCTGAAAATGGCTCATGTGGAGATTTCGTGGACATCGACGGTCACTGGGGTGAAGAGTACATCTGCAATCTCTACGATCGTGATGTCGTGGATGGGTACAACCAATACTACTTCAAGCCCGATGATGATGTGAGCCGTGCGGAATTCCTCAAAATGGCTTTGCTCGGAGCGGAAAAAGATACCTACGACACTTCAGTCTATTACGATGATGTGGATGACAGCGATTGGTTCTACGAATTCGTGAGCTACGCCACCACCAAGGATTTCGTGGAAGGCTACAGCGACGGAACATTCCGTCCCAACGAAGACATCAACCGTGCCGAAGCGCTCGTGATCATGTTCCGCATCGCCGGTGAAGAAGACTACGATTACAGCTCCAGCGATATCGATTTCTCTGATGTGAGCTACAGCAACTGGTTCGCTTGGGCCGTGGTACTCGCCGATGACCTCGACATCATCAACGGTTACAATGACGGATCCTTTGGTCCTTCCAACGACCTCTCCCGTGCCGAAGCCGCCAAGATCATCGACCTGGCTTACGAAGAGTTCTACAATTAG
- a CDS encoding metal ABC transporter permease — MFDFFEYSFMTRALVAGLLVGASAPLLGTFLVARRSSMLTDTLSHTALAGVGVGMVAGVSPLLGALFVSILAATGIEKIVARGRLGTEAVHALFLSGGLALAVALISLSHSTLSFESYLFGSISTVSTQDLVLLSLLAVGSFVGIGLFWWPLVTLAFNEELAEASGLRVQFFKTGLGILAALTVSLSLKIIGGLLIGALMVIPVLAALQMANSFRSTAVLAILFAEAAVLIGLILSYISSVPSGSSIVLVCIVGFFISLILKPVIK, encoded by the coding sequence ATGTTTGATTTTTTTGAATACAGTTTCATGACCAGAGCCCTGGTGGCGGGACTCCTTGTGGGAGCCTCCGCTCCCCTTTTGGGAACTTTTCTGGTGGCCCGTCGCTCCAGTATGCTCACGGACACACTCTCACACACCGCCTTGGCGGGAGTTGGAGTCGGCATGGTCGCCGGGGTCTCTCCTTTATTGGGCGCACTTTTCGTGAGCATTTTAGCCGCAACCGGAATTGAAAAGATCGTGGCACGGGGCAGATTGGGAACCGAAGCCGTGCATGCGCTCTTCCTCTCGGGAGGATTGGCTCTCGCCGTAGCCCTCATCAGTCTTTCTCACTCCACGCTTTCTTTCGAAAGCTATTTGTTTGGAAGCATCAGCACCGTCAGCACACAAGATCTCGTGCTCTTGAGTCTGCTTGCCGTGGGAAGTTTTGTAGGCATAGGCCTATTCTGGTGGCCCCTCGTCACTTTGGCTTTTAATGAAGAACTGGCCGAGGCCTCCGGCCTCCGTGTTCAGTTTTTCAAAACAGGTCTCGGCATTTTGGCCGCTCTCACCGTTTCCCTCTCCTTAAAAATTATCGGAGGCTTGCTCATCGGCGCACTCATGGTCATCCCGGTGCTCGCGGCCCTACAAATGGCCAACAGTTTCCGCTCCACCGCCGTTCTGGCCATTCTTTTCGCAGAAGCCGCCGTCCTCATTGGACTCATTCTCTCTTATATAAGCTCTGTTCCCAGCGGAAGCTCCATCGTATTGGTCTGCATCGTCGGATTCTTTATTTCTCTCATTTTAAAGCCCGTAATCAAGTAG
- a CDS encoding YibE/F family protein translates to MFKKILPAFLLIITVVLFFLDINPPSDSSSSYEEVLEATVVELTTSEQQETVDGPQYYQVLQMEVTRGSLKGEIVEVENGIMPSIYSQEYKLGDRLVLLKSASGYDENIFAIVDTVRRPLLFWLFLLFIAVVLVVSQKQGLRSLLGMVFSFFVLFRLVLPLILAGFSPVWAAILGSALIIPASFYLSHGINRKTTVAILGTLVTLILTGLLAGLFANWGSLTGLADEAASFLKSDTGERINFQGLLLAGVLISMLGVLDDVSISQASVAEQLQGAKENISFFELYKRTMSVGKDHIASMVNTLVLVYTGASLPLLLLFIDHSHSFYEVLNYEFVAEEIIQTLVGSIGLILTVPITTLFACTKISTFKSLNLRRQ, encoded by the coding sequence ATGTTCAAAAAAATCCTTCCGGCTTTCCTTCTCATTATTACCGTTGTCCTCTTCTTTTTGGACATCAATCCTCCTTCGGACAGCAGCAGCTCCTATGAAGAAGTCCTGGAAGCCACGGTCGTGGAACTCACCACAAGCGAGCAACAAGAAACGGTGGATGGACCGCAATACTATCAAGTACTGCAAATGGAGGTGACAAGAGGTTCCCTCAAGGGAGAAATCGTGGAAGTGGAGAATGGAATCATGCCCAGCATCTATTCTCAAGAATATAAATTGGGGGATCGCCTGGTGCTCCTAAAATCCGCGAGCGGTTACGACGAAAATATTTTTGCCATTGTAGACACCGTGCGCCGCCCCCTTTTATTTTGGCTTTTCCTCTTATTCATAGCTGTTGTCCTAGTCGTCTCTCAAAAACAAGGTCTCCGCTCTTTGCTCGGCATGGTGTTCTCTTTCTTCGTCCTCTTCCGACTCGTACTGCCGCTCATCCTTGCGGGATTTAGCCCCGTATGGGCGGCCATTTTGGGTTCGGCTCTCATCATTCCGGCAAGTTTTTATCTTTCTCACGGCATCAATCGCAAAACCACCGTGGCCATTCTTGGAACTCTCGTGACTCTCATTTTAACAGGACTCTTGGCCGGCCTTTTCGCCAACTGGGGCAGTCTCACCGGACTGGCGGATGAAGCCGCCTCTTTCCTTAAATCTGATACAGGTGAACGGATCAACTTCCAAGGCCTCCTCCTCGCCGGAGTGCTCATCTCCATGCTTGGAGTTCTGGATGATGTCAGTATTTCCCAAGCCTCTGTGGCCGAGCAACTGCAAGGCGCCAAGGAAAACATTTCCTTTTTTGAACTCTACAAACGAACCATGAGCGTGGGTAAAGATCACATCGCGAGCATGGTGAACACTCTGGTTCTCGTCTACACGGGAGCTTCCCTCCCTCTTCTTTTACTTTTCATCGATCACTCTCACAGTTTTTACGAAGTCCTGAATTATGAATTTGTGGCCGAAGAAATCATTCAAACCTTGGTGGGCAGCATCGGACTGATTTTAACGGTGCCCATCACCACACTTTTTGCCTGCACAAAGATTTCCACTTTCAAAAGTCTCAACTTAAGGAGACAATAG
- a CDS encoding ElyC/SanA/YdcF family protein, whose product MKIKKRFIFLGLILVLCGVIFFPALLKVAESGKIYSAEENIPAAPVALVFGAGLNVNGRPSDALADRLIVAAGLYLNGTVEKILVSGDNITDEYYNEPAAMKEFLVLWGIPEDAIAEDFAGARTYDSCLRAKEIWGIEEAVLVTQKFHLPRALFTCNALGVQSIGMIADRQPYVFEDYYDLREWFAVYKALLDLYIKSPETIGGEPETL is encoded by the coding sequence GTGAAAATAAAGAAAAGATTTATCTTTCTCGGGCTCATCTTGGTTTTGTGCGGGGTTATATTTTTTCCGGCGCTGCTTAAAGTAGCGGAAAGCGGAAAAATCTACAGCGCGGAAGAAAATATTCCGGCAGCACCGGTGGCTTTGGTTTTTGGAGCGGGATTGAATGTGAATGGACGGCCATCGGATGCGCTGGCCGATCGCCTCATCGTGGCGGCGGGCCTCTATTTAAACGGAACCGTGGAAAAAATTCTGGTCTCGGGTGACAATATAACGGACGAATATTACAACGAGCCCGCCGCCATGAAGGAATTTTTGGTCTTGTGGGGAATCCCAGAAGATGCCATTGCGGAAGATTTTGCGGGCGCGCGGACTTATGATTCCTGCCTCCGTGCCAAAGAAATTTGGGGCATCGAAGAAGCCGTTCTCGTCACGCAAAAATTTCACCTCCCGCGCGCCCTCTTCACTTGCAACGCGCTCGGTGTTCAAAGCATCGGCATGATCGCCGACCGACAACCCTATGTTTTTGAAGATTACTACGATCTTCGCGAATGGTTCGCAGTCTACAAGGCTTTGTTGGATCTTTATATCAAGAGTCCGGAAACCATCGGTGGTGAACCCGAAACTCTCTAA
- a CDS encoding M23 family metallopeptidase encodes MKHFSSNKKILKALQASRKPADPAFVDALKQRLLMRAEEILLGDKASSLDLILHSMKRYSFIYVSALVLVAMGIIITVPKQINSQEFLVKASELYQNQNGIFHEERLSQRFENGVAVEASLEEVWTDDENFLHIVRNPDTKEIEQVVLENMNEFGDNFSFHSTSAIEEHGLIVEEGDEWSQIFMGEKYICAQIEETVDAQISSLLRIAEEDPTVYMVINDSIPLNEQGQEEEIDTEHILGELLSGENSASNMQEILENAKAYREDGYLVFRQDLRARDGDGVHMRTLYAYFNEETYKLEKQKLTFADEPNRYDLTTFLTQGYEEGLNAEEIFDPSKYDVEATGMSFSANVPEFVQENGCYYKGEKMSEADAAALLNQVPEDGIREWNAGFTDLVEELYNPSNSGNEYEGLVGQEVDEAQTSTEEIFTGDLASIFSLLIPSQGSLTQGFTERHNGIDIANAEKPTVWAAADGVVVFTSADGGWNGGYGNNIWIDHQNGFMTRYSHLDSISVQVGDTVSKGQAIGVMGATGRVYGNTGILLHFELELDGMKVNPLDYFEI; translated from the coding sequence ATGAAGCACTTCTCTTCCAATAAAAAAATCTTGAAGGCCCTGCAGGCCAGTCGAAAACCCGCAGATCCCGCTTTTGTGGACGCACTCAAGCAACGCTTGCTCATGCGAGCGGAAGAAATTTTATTGGGGGATAAAGCTTCGAGCTTAGACTTAATCCTACATTCCATGAAACGGTATTCATTTATATATGTAAGCGCACTGGTGCTTGTGGCCATGGGCATTATCATCACCGTACCAAAACAAATAAACTCGCAGGAATTTTTAGTGAAAGCCTCCGAGCTCTACCAAAATCAAAATGGAATTTTTCACGAAGAACGATTGAGCCAACGCTTTGAAAATGGAGTCGCTGTGGAAGCATCTTTGGAAGAAGTATGGACCGACGACGAAAATTTCCTTCACATCGTTCGCAATCCGGACACCAAAGAAATCGAACAAGTGGTACTGGAGAACATGAATGAATTTGGAGACAATTTCTCTTTTCACTCCACCTCAGCCATAGAAGAGCATGGACTCATTGTGGAGGAAGGGGATGAATGGTCACAAATTTTTATGGGAGAAAAATATATTTGCGCGCAAATAGAAGAGACTGTGGACGCTCAAATCAGCTCGCTCCTGCGCATCGCGGAAGAAGATCCCACTGTTTACATGGTGATCAATGATAGCATTCCTTTAAACGAACAAGGTCAAGAAGAGGAAATAGATACCGAACACATTCTTGGAGAACTGCTCAGTGGAGAGAACTCTGCTTCAAACATGCAAGAGATATTGGAAAATGCAAAAGCGTACCGTGAGGATGGCTACCTAGTGTTTCGACAAGACTTGCGCGCTCGCGATGGCGATGGAGTTCACATGCGCACCCTCTACGCGTACTTCAACGAAGAAACTTACAAACTTGAAAAACAAAAACTCACCTTTGCTGATGAACCCAATCGTTATGACCTCACCACTTTCCTCACGCAAGGGTATGAAGAAGGGCTGAACGCGGAAGAGATTTTTGATCCTTCCAAGTACGATGTAGAAGCCACCGGAATGAGTTTTTCTGCAAATGTTCCGGAATTCGTGCAAGAGAATGGTTGTTATTATAAAGGAGAGAAAATGAGCGAAGCGGATGCAGCAGCCTTGTTGAATCAAGTGCCTGAGGACGGAATTCGTGAATGGAACGCAGGTTTTACGGATCTTGTGGAAGAGCTTTATAATCCCAGCAATTCCGGCAATGAATATGAGGGCCTTGTTGGACAAGAAGTCGACGAAGCCCAAACATCAACTGAAGAAATCTTCACCGGAGATTTGGCTTCCATCTTCTCTCTCTTGATACCAAGCCAAGGCTCGTTAACTCAAGGATTCACGGAAAGGCACAACGGAATCGATATCGCAAATGCAGAAAAACCAACCGTTTGGGCCGCAGCAGATGGCGTGGTGGTCTTTACCTCCGCAGACGGAGGCTGGAATGGGGGCTACGGAAATAATATTTGGATCGATCATCAAAATGGATTCATGACTCGTTATTCTCATTTGGACAGTATTTCTGTACAAGTGGGAGATACCGTGAGCAAGGGCCAAGCAATTGGAGTCATGGGGGCCACAGGACGAGTGTATGGAAATACAGGAATTTTATTGCACTTTGAATTGGAATTGGACGGCATGAAGGTAAACCCATTGGACTATTTCGAAATCTAA
- a CDS encoding RNA polymerase sigma factor — translation MSLIHRAKIDPKAFTQLYEEHVQAVYQYFLIRLHTKSEAEDLTSIVWEAVLKNISHLNSNKEVVFRAWLFTIARNALNKYFKEKQNQKVVELDEEKNTFKSSERSPNELAEENEDAKQIQILIEALPSEQQETLTLRYFSDLKNKEIAKLLSVSQKTVASNLSRALKTLRDRWKNLQ, via the coding sequence ATGAGTCTCATTCATCGTGCCAAAATCGACCCCAAAGCATTCACACAATTGTATGAAGAGCATGTGCAAGCCGTGTATCAATATTTTTTGATTCGTTTACACACAAAAAGCGAAGCGGAGGATCTCACCAGCATCGTGTGGGAAGCCGTTTTAAAAAATATTTCGCACTTAAATTCCAATAAAGAAGTTGTGTTCCGCGCATGGCTCTTCACCATCGCACGCAATGCGCTGAATAAATACTTCAAAGAAAAACAAAACCAAAAAGTCGTGGAGCTTGATGAAGAAAAAAACACATTCAAAAGTTCTGAACGGTCTCCGAACGAACTCGCGGAAGAGAACGAAGACGCAAAACAAATTCAAATTTTAATTGAAGCGCTTCCAAGCGAACAACAAGAAACACTGACGCTGAGATATTTTTCGGATTTAAAAAACAAAGAAATCGCCAAGCTGCTTTCCGTTTCACAAAAAACAGTAGCCTCCAACCTGTCCCGCGCCCTAAAAACGCTGAGGGATCGCTGGAAAAACCTGCAGTAA